The following are from one region of the Roseobacter fucihabitans genome:
- a CDS encoding ABC transporter ATP-binding protein gives MLDQTDGYTTADGRQIGPVVMEMKNITLRFGGVEAIKDISFDIREGEIRAIIGPNGAGKSSMLNVISGFYVPQEGQVFYKGAPRPPMKPYQVARQGIARTFQNIALFEGMSVLDNVMTGRLTHMKTGLFSQSFWMGKAEKEETENREVAEKIIDFLEIQAIRKTPVSRLPYGLKKRVELARALAAEPSLLLLDEPMAGMNVEEKEDMSRFILDVNDEFGTTIALIEHDMGVVMDLSDRVVVMDYGKKIGDGTPSDVRNNQAVIDAYLGVSHD, from the coding sequence ATGCTTGATCAAACCGACGGATACACCACCGCGGATGGCCGCCAGATCGGCCCGGTGGTGATGGAGATGAAGAATATCACTCTGCGTTTTGGCGGGGTGGAGGCCATCAAGGATATTTCTTTCGACATCCGAGAAGGCGAAATTCGTGCGATCATCGGGCCTAATGGAGCCGGCAAGTCCTCGATGCTGAACGTTATTTCCGGGTTTTACGTGCCCCAAGAAGGGCAGGTGTTCTACAAAGGTGCGCCGCGCCCGCCGATGAAACCCTATCAGGTTGCACGGCAAGGGATCGCGCGCACGTTCCAGAACATCGCGTTGTTTGAGGGCATGTCAGTGCTGGATAACGTCATGACGGGACGTTTGACCCATATGAAAACGGGGCTGTTCTCGCAGTCGTTCTGGATGGGCAAAGCCGAAAAGGAAGAGACTGAAAATCGAGAAGTGGCTGAAAAAATTATTGATTTCCTCGAAATTCAAGCGATCCGTAAGACGCCGGTGTCGCGCCTGCCTTATGGGTTGAAAAAACGCGTGGAACTGGCGCGCGCCCTGGCGGCAGAACCCTCGCTCTTGTTGTTGGATGAGCCGATGGCGGGCATGAACGTCGAGGAGAAGGAGGATATGAGCCGCTTTATCCTCGATGTGAATGACGAATTCGGCACGACGATTGCGCTGATCGAGCACGATATGGGCGTGGTCATGGACCTATCCGACCGGGTGGTCGTGATGGATTACGGTAAGAAGATCGGTGACGGTACGCCTTCGGATGTGCGCAACAATCAGGCCGTGATCGACGCCTATTTGGGGGTCAGCCATGACTGA
- a CDS encoding flagellar hook-length control protein FliK — MLDIPMMQPPSKTDRNVAATPKDTTNSAEAAEKEVDFDTAYSAETEREAAETADEPRVETVDNAEDELLAVETDDLEEESKEASTTVDLVEKPVMPESGLVINDQPTKQTDMKKSLIGTNELVFSQILASSGAKNAKAAFISEDSVPVLATQRNPEPKDALSAAPTLGAVPSKQSQTVTFETSRASGQTASPNTEQKVAEMQTTRTAEAVLPATAQATASVINKQPEQPVATQVALPEVVEAKPDRRIKRTAAENGQTASEVSVRTDPKGISQQIPLSKAPTTIQPLTIATAQPDISGLDTPMIVNGDLDAPAPWDARGAATATTSAHAISRPETASMVGRQMAEVLHRMPDRPVEVALNPEELGRVRLSISATEGGITVSVLAERPETLDLMRRHIDQLAREFQTLGYSNINFAFNEGNSDQNSSQNDQPHTASNANTQSHEPEDGSITPITLATATGVDLRL; from the coding sequence GTGCTTGATATTCCTATGATGCAGCCGCCGTCCAAAACGGATCGAAATGTTGCTGCGACCCCCAAAGACACGACGAACTCCGCTGAGGCAGCAGAAAAAGAGGTCGATTTCGACACCGCATACAGCGCCGAAACAGAACGTGAAGCCGCCGAAACAGCGGACGAACCAAGAGTGGAAACGGTAGATAACGCTGAGGATGAGCTCCTTGCTGTTGAAACAGACGACCTGGAGGAGGAGAGCAAAGAGGCCTCAACCACAGTTGATCTTGTTGAAAAGCCGGTCATGCCCGAGAGTGGTCTGGTCATTAATGATCAACCCACAAAACAAACTGATATGAAGAAATCGCTTATTGGCACCAATGAACTGGTTTTTTCTCAGATATTGGCGTCCAGCGGAGCTAAAAATGCGAAAGCGGCTTTCATAAGTGAGGACAGCGTTCCGGTGTTGGCAACCCAACGGAACCCTGAACCAAAAGATGCTCTCTCAGCGGCTCCAACATTGGGCGCGGTTCCATCGAAACAATCGCAAACTGTGACTTTTGAGACCAGCCGCGCGTCTGGACAAACGGCGTCGCCTAATACGGAACAAAAAGTTGCGGAAATGCAGACCACGCGGACAGCTGAAGCGGTACTACCTGCTACTGCGCAGGCGACTGCGTCTGTTATCAACAAGCAACCCGAGCAACCTGTTGCAACACAGGTCGCTTTGCCCGAGGTCGTCGAGGCCAAACCGGATCGGCGTATTAAACGAACCGCTGCTGAAAACGGACAGACCGCTTCCGAAGTGAGTGTCAGGACCGACCCCAAGGGGATCTCGCAGCAGATACCTCTTTCAAAGGCCCCGACGACGATACAACCCCTGACAATAGCGACGGCCCAGCCTGATATTTCCGGGCTCGACACGCCAATGATCGTCAATGGCGATCTGGATGCACCAGCACCATGGGACGCCCGCGGCGCGGCGACGGCGACGACCTCCGCCCATGCGATCTCACGGCCAGAAACGGCCAGTATGGTTGGGCGGCAAATGGCAGAAGTTCTCCATAGAATGCCGGATCGTCCCGTTGAAGTGGCGCTTAATCCCGAGGAGCTGGGGCGGGTCCGTCTCAGCATTTCCGCGACCGAAGGTGGAATCACCGTCAGCGTTTTGGCTGAACGCCCCGAAACGCTGGATTTGATGCGACGTCATATCGATCAACTTGCGCGAGAGTTTCAAACTTTGGGCTACAGCAATATCAATTTTGCCTTCAATGAAGGGAATTCTGATCAGAATTCAAGCCAAAATGATCAGCCCCACACGGCAAGCAATGCCAATACCCAATCACATGAGCCGGAAGATGGCTCCATAACACCCATAACGCTAGCCACGGCAACTGGTGTTGATTTACGGCTATAA
- a CDS encoding rod-binding protein, whose amino-acid sequence MSVIQSVNGSVIPTQKDQALREVAQKLEASFLAEMLKSAGLGKTSDHFGGGAGEEQFGSFLLQEQAMQMVKAGGIGLSESLFQALKEKQNDA is encoded by the coding sequence ATGTCAGTAATTCAATCCGTAAACGGATCTGTAATACCCACACAAAAAGACCAGGCGCTGCGCGAAGTTGCCCAAAAGCTTGAGGCCAGTTTTCTGGCGGAAATGTTGAAATCTGCGGGTTTAGGCAAGACAAGCGACCACTTTGGCGGTGGAGCGGGAGAGGAACAGTTTGGTTCTTTCCTGTTGCAAGAGCAGGCGATGCAAATGGTCAAGGCCGGGGGCATCGGATTGAGCGAATCACTATTTCAAGCACTGAAGGAGAAACAAAATGACGCATGA
- a CDS encoding SHOCT domain-containing protein — protein sequence MTAILRELRTLDERLARKDISDVEYAAQRARLIESVDVVEPEFVAVSDSVPQGATVKHASDTPLPANTGGMSSSLGIIICLGVVGICLCLAMLTFADFNLALTLGVTVLAALSIALLRNLEE from the coding sequence ATGACGGCGATCCTGAGGGAATTACGAACGCTTGATGAGCGGTTAGCACGCAAGGATATTTCCGATGTCGAATATGCAGCGCAGCGTGCTCGGCTGATCGAGAGCGTGGATGTCGTGGAACCCGAATTCGTCGCGGTCAGCGATTCCGTTCCACAAGGTGCCACGGTCAAACATGCCTCTGACACACCCTTGCCTGCCAATACCGGGGGCATGTCTTCATCGCTTGGCATTATTATCTGCCTCGGCGTTGTGGGCATTTGCTTATGTCTGGCAATGCTGACATTTGCCGATTTCAACCTCGCGCTGACCCTCGGCGTGACCGTGCTGGCCGCGCTCAGCATCGCATTGTTGCGCAATCTCGAAGAGTAA
- a CDS encoding AMP-binding protein: MGASGAQSIPALLHRNARDFANAPAYREKEYGIWQSWTWQEALEEIEALAIGLLDLGVAEGDFVAVIGRNRPNLYWSMVAAQMVGAIPVPLYQDAVAEEMAYVMGHCGARFVIVGDQEQVDKVIEIQDDLPNCEQIIYLDPRGLRKYEHAHLHQYAHVQDVGRAKRDELIGELTSRQQKLDYDSTGVMLYTSGTTGKPKGVVLSNRNVIETSKSSSEFDDLRQTDDILAYLPMAWVGDFIFSVGQAMWTGFCTNCPESADTMHNDLREIGPTYYFAPPRVFETQLTNVMIRMEDAGRFKKWLFDICMAHARKIGPAILDGQPVNQWDRFKYNLGELFIYGPLKNTLGFSRVRVGYTAGEAIGPEIFDFYRSLGINLKQLYGQTEATVFITAQPDGEVRSDTVGVSCPGVELKIAENGEVFYRSPGVFVEYYKNAESTADTKDAEGWVATGDAGFIEEDTGHLRIIDRAKDVGQMADGSLFAPKYVENKLKFFPNILEVVVFGNGRAECTAFINIDLTAVGNWAERNNIGYASYQELARHPQVMDTIQSHVEGVNKSVAQDEMLSGCQVHRFVVLHKELDADDGELTRTRKVRRRIIEEKYADIIEALYDGSSEVSTVTEVTYEDGRKGSIAATLEVRSAAVQPVATKMAAE; encoded by the coding sequence ATGGGGGCCAGCGGGGCTCAATCCATCCCGGCGTTGTTGCATCGCAATGCGCGTGATTTTGCGAACGCTCCGGCGTATCGCGAAAAGGAGTATGGCATCTGGCAGTCGTGGACATGGCAGGAGGCCCTCGAAGAAATCGAAGCGCTTGCGATCGGATTGCTCGACCTGGGTGTCGCCGAAGGAGATTTTGTCGCGGTAATTGGGCGCAATCGGCCTAATCTCTACTGGTCGATGGTGGCAGCTCAAATGGTCGGGGCAATCCCGGTGCCGCTCTATCAGGACGCCGTGGCCGAAGAAATGGCCTATGTAATGGGGCATTGCGGCGCGCGTTTCGTGATCGTTGGGGACCAGGAACAGGTCGATAAGGTCATCGAAATTCAGGATGATTTGCCGAATTGCGAGCAAATCATATATCTCGACCCGCGGGGGCTGCGCAAATATGAACATGCGCATCTGCACCAATATGCGCATGTTCAGGATGTCGGCCGCGCGAAACGTGACGAATTGATAGGCGAATTGACCTCCCGGCAGCAGAAGCTGGACTACGACAGTACTGGTGTGATGCTCTATACTTCGGGCACAACGGGCAAACCAAAGGGCGTGGTATTGAGTAACCGCAATGTTATTGAGACCTCAAAATCTTCATCGGAATTTGATGATCTGCGTCAGACCGATGACATTCTGGCATATTTACCGATGGCGTGGGTGGGGGACTTTATTTTCTCCGTGGGACAGGCGATGTGGACTGGTTTCTGCACGAATTGTCCGGAAAGTGCGGATACGATGCATAATGATTTGCGTGAAATCGGGCCGACCTATTATTTCGCGCCACCGCGCGTTTTCGAGACGCAGCTGACCAATGTCATGATCCGGATGGAGGATGCCGGTCGGTTCAAGAAATGGCTGTTTGATATCTGCATGGCGCATGCGCGCAAGATCGGGCCCGCCATTCTGGACGGGCAGCCCGTCAATCAATGGGATCGGTTCAAATATAATCTGGGCGAATTGTTCATATATGGCCCGTTGAAAAATACGCTTGGTTTCAGCCGTGTGCGCGTTGGCTATACGGCGGGCGAGGCCATTGGACCGGAAATCTTCGATTTTTACCGCTCGCTGGGGATCAACCTCAAACAGCTTTATGGCCAGACCGAAGCCACCGTTTTCATCACCGCACAGCCAGATGGCGAGGTGCGCAGTGATACCGTGGGCGTAAGTTGCCCCGGCGTGGAGCTGAAAATCGCGGAGAATGGCGAGGTGTTTTACCGTTCACCGGGGGTTTTCGTGGAATATTACAAAAACGCCGAAAGCACGGCGGATACCAAGGATGCCGAGGGTTGGGTGGCCACAGGCGACGCGGGGTTCATTGAGGAAGACACGGGGCATCTGCGCATCATTGATCGCGCCAAGGATGTGGGCCAGATGGCGGATGGATCGCTCTTTGCGCCGAAGTATGTTGAGAATAAGCTCAAGTTTTTCCCCAATATTCTGGAAGTGGTGGTGTTCGGGAATGGCCGCGCCGAATGCACGGCCTTCATCAATATTGACCTCACGGCCGTGGGGAATTGGGCGGAACGCAACAACATCGGCTATGCGTCATATCAGGAGTTGGCGCGCCATCCACAGGTGATGGATACGATCCAGAGCCATGTGGAGGGGGTGAATAAATCCGTCGCGCAGGACGAGATGTTGTCGGGCTGCCAGGTGCACCGTTTTGTGGTGCTGCACAAGGAGTTGGACGCGGATGACGGCGAGCTGACCCGCACCCGCAAAGTGCGCCGCCGGATTATTGAGGAGAAATACGCGGATATTATCGAAGCACTTTACGATGGGTCGTCTGAGGTCTCGACGGTCACGGAAGTGACTTATGAGGATGGGCGCAAGGGCTCGATTGCCGCGACACTGGAAGTGCGCAGTGCGGCGGTTCAGCCGGTAGCGACGAAGATGGCGGCGGAATGA
- the flaF gene encoding flagellar biosynthesis regulator FlaF, producing the protein MNAFSQAQRAYAPTQAPIKTTRSIEYEVIARISYRMKSAMQNDDFPALASALYENNKLWLTLGLDAADDDNLLPNELRASIVYLADFTRQHTHKVLQKLETAVPLLEINAAILRGLKQEGSSK; encoded by the coding sequence GTGAACGCATTTTCGCAGGCTCAGCGCGCATATGCGCCCACGCAAGCTCCGATTAAAACGACGCGGAGCATCGAATATGAGGTCATTGCCCGCATTTCGTACCGTATGAAATCTGCAATGCAGAATGATGATTTTCCAGCGCTGGCTTCGGCGCTATATGAAAACAATAAGTTATGGCTGACTTTAGGGTTGGACGCCGCAGACGATGATAACCTGCTTCCCAATGAGTTGCGTGCCAGCATAGTTTATTTGGCAGATTTTACGCGGCAGCACACGCATAAGGTTCTCCAAAAATTAGAGACTGCCGTCCCGCTACTAGAAATCAACGCCGCAATCCTCCGAGGTCTTAAGCAAGAAGGTTCGAGTAAATGA
- a CDS encoding flagellin gives MSSILTNNSAMVALQTLKSINSNLGKVQSEISTGKTVETAKDNAAVWAISKVMQSDVKGFAAISDSLALGEATVGVAMNGAGAITDLLTEVKGKIVNAQESNVDRDKIQTDIEALTTQIASIVGAAQFNGLNLLNASGIATEDQTSNILSSLDRASDGTVSSGEIVVARSDLGTNKAELSATVAVVGSATVGGAVAAAGTTINATDATVAITATGTGVEAKGGTAFSLRLIGVDADASSFTPADFTTGTATAASDIVYVGKEGDTAEDIGKGLKAAFDVWAMENGVTEDQLSVTATATGLTASSTLTDATDTIQLAVDVVAPSATEAHKSAGQLAMLDAIDVSTDEGAEAALGAIEGLIQTSIDTAAALGSSARQIKTQSDFVGKLSDLLTSGIGTLVDADMEAASAKLQALQTQQQLGVQALSIANQAPQTILSLFR, from the coding sequence ATGTCGAGCATTCTTACCAACAACAGTGCAATGGTCGCACTGCAAACACTGAAATCCATCAACAGCAATCTGGGCAAAGTTCAAAGCGAAATTTCGACTGGTAAAACTGTTGAAACTGCCAAGGACAATGCTGCTGTTTGGGCCATCTCCAAAGTTATGCAGTCGGACGTTAAAGGCTTCGCAGCCATCTCTGACTCGCTGGCCCTTGGTGAAGCGACTGTAGGCGTTGCCATGAACGGTGCCGGTGCAATCACTGATCTTCTGACCGAAGTAAAAGGCAAGATCGTAAACGCTCAGGAATCCAACGTTGACCGTGACAAGATCCAGACAGACATCGAAGCTCTGACGACACAGATTGCTTCGATTGTTGGAGCGGCCCAGTTCAACGGCCTGAATTTGCTGAATGCTTCGGGTATTGCTACAGAAGATCAAACATCCAATATCTTGTCATCTCTTGACCGTGCCAGTGACGGTACTGTTTCTTCGGGTGAAATCGTAGTCGCACGCAGCGATCTTGGTACCAACAAGGCTGAGTTGAGTGCAACAGTTGCCGTTGTCGGTAGTGCTACTGTAGGTGGCGCAGTTGCTGCGGCGGGTACAACCATTAACGCCACGGACGCAACAGTGGCCATCACTGCGACCGGTACTGGCGTTGAGGCAAAAGGCGGTACAGCGTTCAGTCTTCGCTTGATTGGTGTTGATGCTGACGCCAGCAGCTTCACTCCGGCTGACTTCACGACGGGCACAGCGACTGCTGCTTCCGACATCGTCTACGTAGGCAAAGAAGGTGATACTGCTGAAGACATTGGCAAAGGGCTCAAAGCGGCTTTCGATGTTTGGGCGATGGAAAACGGTGTAACTGAAGATCAACTTAGTGTTACGGCAACTGCAACTGGTCTAACCGCAAGTTCAACTTTGACGGATGCCACTGATACAATCCAGTTGGCAGTTGACGTCGTCGCGCCTTCGGCGACTGAGGCTCACAAATCTGCCGGTCAACTTGCTATGTTGGATGCTATTGACGTTTCAACCGACGAAGGGGCTGAAGCAGCCTTGGGCGCGATTGAAGGTTTGATCCAGACTTCCATCGATACAGCAGCCGCTCTTGGTTCCAGTGCACGTCAGATCAAAACTCAGTCCGATTTTGTCGGTAAGCTGAGCGATCTTCTGACATCTGGTATCGGTACGCTTGTGGATGCGGATATGGAAGCTGCGTCCGCGAAACTTCAGGCGCTGCAGACACAGCAGCAGCTGGGTGTTCAGGCACTGTCTATCGCCAACCAGGCACCACAGACAATCCTGTCGCTCTTCCGTTAA
- a CDS encoding flagellar hook capping FlgD N-terminal domain-containing protein yields the protein MEISNSQAAQNAVRAAAAPAQANAVLSSDFETFLQMLTAQAKYQDPLEPIDSSEYAAQLAQFSMVEQQVLSNDLLQALSGQMGADDIGQMAGWIGMEARTNAPVSFDGSPITIVPKTEAGADQAILVAFNAKGEEVQRQQITTGTQPVDWTGVATDGTTLAAGQYTFKVESRSLGQIVGTNPAESYARINEARRQGDSTVLVLNGGATVATTEITALREPN from the coding sequence ATGGAGATTAGTAATTCACAAGCGGCTCAAAATGCAGTCCGAGCAGCAGCGGCCCCGGCTCAAGCCAACGCAGTCCTCTCTTCCGATTTTGAAACTTTCTTGCAGATGCTAACCGCACAGGCAAAATATCAAGACCCGCTGGAACCCATTGATTCTTCTGAATATGCTGCGCAACTTGCTCAGTTTTCAATGGTAGAACAGCAAGTTTTGTCTAACGACTTGTTGCAAGCCCTCTCCGGACAAATGGGTGCTGATGACATTGGGCAAATGGCTGGTTGGATCGGTATGGAGGCGCGTACCAACGCGCCGGTTAGTTTCGATGGGTCACCGATAACAATTGTACCGAAAACGGAAGCTGGCGCGGACCAAGCCATTCTTGTTGCTTTCAACGCCAAAGGCGAAGAGGTGCAACGCCAACAGATCACTACGGGCACCCAACCTGTTGATTGGACAGGGGTCGCGACCGACGGTACGACGCTGGCCGCCGGACAATATACGTTCAAGGTTGAAAGCAGGTCCCTTGGACAGATTGTTGGGACGAATCCAGCAGAATCCTATGCGCGCATCAACGAGGCACGCCGACAGGGTGACTCGACAGTTCTGGTCTTAAACGGCGGTGCAACTGTGGCAACAACGGAGATTACGGCTCTTCGTGAACCTAACTAG
- a CDS encoding branched-chain amino acid ABC transporter permease codes for MFYREAGDFSTTYPQDSQTFPIKFDRWRYYAVLFVAIFIVPFMVNDYWVNSIFMPFLIYTIAAIGLNILVGYCGQVSLGTGGFMAVGAYACYKLMTSFPEVSMFIHVLLAGGITAMVGVLFGLPSLRIKGFYLAVATLAAQFFLVWLFNRVSWFYNYSASGQINAPERDTFGILITGPNTEAWATYMFCLIFTIFSAVMARNLTRGSVGRQWMAIRDMDIAAEIIGVNPLRAKLTAFAVSSFFVGISGALFFAVYLGAVEVGEVFGITKSFLVLFMIIIGGLGSIFGCFAGAAFLVLLPVLLKIIGVDWLGWPTDIVAHLNLVIVGGLIVVFLIAEPHGLAQLWRVAKEKLRLWPFPH; via the coding sequence ATGTTCTATCGTGAAGCCGGTGATTTCAGCACCACATACCCGCAGGACAGTCAAACCTTCCCGATCAAATTTGACCGTTGGCGCTATTATGCCGTGCTCTTTGTGGCGATCTTTATCGTCCCGTTCATGGTTAATGACTATTGGGTCAATTCGATCTTCATGCCCTTCCTGATTTATACGATTGCGGCGATCGGGTTGAATATTCTGGTGGGATACTGCGGGCAGGTGTCGCTTGGAACGGGTGGGTTCATGGCCGTGGGGGCCTATGCCTGCTATAAGCTGATGACCTCGTTCCCGGAGGTCAGCATGTTCATCCATGTGCTGCTGGCGGGCGGGATCACGGCCATGGTGGGCGTGTTGTTCGGTCTGCCGAGCTTGCGCATCAAGGGGTTTTATCTGGCCGTGGCGACGCTGGCGGCGCAGTTCTTTCTGGTCTGGCTGTTCAACCGCGTATCGTGGTTTTACAATTATTCCGCTTCCGGTCAGATCAACGCACCGGAACGTGACACCTTCGGGATTCTGATCACCGGACCCAACACCGAGGCCTGGGCAACCTATATGTTCTGCCTGATCTTCACGATTTTTTCGGCCGTGATGGCGCGTAACCTGACGCGTGGCTCGGTGGGGCGGCAATGGATGGCGATCCGCGACATGGACATCGCAGCCGAGATCATCGGGGTGAACCCGCTGCGCGCCAAACTGACGGCCTTCGCTGTCAGCTCGTTCTTCGTGGGCATCTCCGGTGCGCTGTTCTTCGCAGTTTACTTGGGCGCGGTGGAGGTAGGCGAGGTATTTGGCATCACCAAATCCTTCCTCGTGCTGTTCATGATTATCATCGGAGGCTTGGGTTCGATCTTCGGCTGCTTTGCCGGTGCCGCGTTCCTCGTGCTGCTACCCGTGCTGCTCAAGATCATCGGCGTGGATTGGTTGGGATGGCCCACCGATATCGTGGCGCACCTCAATCTGGTAATCGTGGGTGGGTTGATCGTGGTCTTCCTGATCGCGGAACCCCATGGTCTGGCGCAACTCTGGCGCGTGGCCAAGGAGAAACTCAGACTATGGCCCTTTCCACATTAG
- the flbT gene encoding flagellar biosynthesis repressor FlbT, with product MSGLVLKLSPKERVLINGVVIENGDRRSRLAIMTPGANILRLRDAIHPEDAKTPVRRACFAFQLVLSGDKNPDDAHLSLLRQIEELSQVFTDTDSRNMLAEATRGLVEKQHYRALKALRTLLPREDRLLATRPS from the coding sequence ATGAGTGGACTAGTACTTAAATTGAGCCCTAAGGAGCGGGTATTGATTAACGGCGTAGTAATCGAGAATGGTGACCGCCGTAGTCGCCTTGCGATAATGACCCCAGGGGCCAATATTTTGCGTCTTCGGGACGCAATTCATCCCGAAGACGCAAAAACCCCAGTCCGTAGGGCTTGTTTCGCTTTTCAACTTGTGTTGTCCGGCGACAAAAATCCCGATGACGCGCATCTATCTTTATTGAGACAGATTGAAGAGTTGAGCCAAGTGTTTACCGATACAGACAGTAGAAACATGCTTGCAGAGGCAACACGCGGGCTCGTTGAAAAGCAACATTACCGCGCTTTGAAAGCCTTGCGTACTTTGCTCCCTCGCGAAGACAGACTGCTGGCGACCCGGCCATCTTGA
- a CDS encoding branched-chain amino acid ABC transporter permease has protein sequence MPEQLAFTIEVFLNGLMAGVLYALVALGFVLIYKASGIFNFAQGVMALFAAMTLYGIMNGLVPFAHLINAIFGTDIHHFGWTVPAFAAIVLTIGVMILLAYLVQRFIFRYLVGQEPIILFMATIGLAYFLEGVGDLMWGSDIKTLSVGLPQGINETIDATTYEWFGYGFFIDNLDIVASVVAIILVAALVMFSQYTKQGRAMRAVADDHQAALSVGVSLNFIWILVWSLAGFVALVAGIMWGAKSGVQFSLSLIALKALPVLMLGGFTSIPGAIVGGLIIGVGEKLFEFLIGAPFLGGATENWFAYMLALVFLVFRPQGLFGEKIIERV, from the coding sequence ATGCCTGAACAACTCGCCTTTACCATCGAAGTGTTCCTCAACGGGCTTATGGCCGGGGTGCTTTATGCGCTGGTCGCTCTTGGCTTCGTGCTGATCTACAAAGCCTCTGGCATCTTCAATTTCGCCCAGGGGGTCATGGCGCTGTTCGCGGCGATGACGCTTTACGGGATCATGAACGGGCTGGTGCCCTTTGCCCATCTGATCAATGCGATCTTTGGCACAGATATTCATCATTTCGGCTGGACCGTGCCCGCCTTTGCCGCGATCGTGCTGACCATCGGGGTGATGATATTGCTCGCCTACCTCGTGCAGCGGTTCATTTTTCGCTACCTTGTGGGGCAGGAACCGATCATCCTCTTCATGGCCACGATTGGCCTTGCCTATTTCCTCGAAGGGGTGGGGGATCTGATGTGGGGATCGGACATCAAGACGCTGAGCGTGGGGCTGCCGCAAGGGATCAACGAGACCATCGACGCGACCACCTATGAATGGTTCGGCTATGGGTTTTTCATCGATAACCTTGATATTGTCGCCTCTGTCGTGGCGATCATCCTGGTGGCGGCACTGGTGATGTTTTCGCAATATACCAAACAGGGCCGCGCGATGCGCGCCGTGGCGGATGACCATCAGGCGGCGCTGTCGGTGGGCGTGTCGCTCAATTTCATCTGGATATTGGTGTGGTCACTGGCCGGGTTCGTCGCCTTGGTCGCGGGTATCATGTGGGGCGCTAAATCGGGGGTGCAATTCTCGCTGTCGCTCATCGCGCTCAAGGCGCTGCCCGTTTTGATGCTGGGCGGTTTCACCTCCATCCCCGGCGCGATTGTCGGCGGGTTGATCATCGGTGTGGGCGAAAAACTGTTTGAGTTCCTGATTGGCGCGCCATTCCTCGGGGGCGCGACGGAAAACTGGTTCGCCTATATGCTGGCGCTGGTGTTTTTGGTGTTTCGCCCGCAGGGGTTGTTTGGGGAGAAGATCATTGAGCGTGTTTGA
- a CDS encoding flagellar biosynthesis protein FlgN: MTHEEFQDVIDALDDVLESERTALLEGNLDEVGRLLERKEQLIDTLSNLEMASLAPLEDLNSKVKRNQALLDHALEGIRTVARRLAAMRRVRSSLDTYDEKGARQTIDITPEGVLEKRA; this comes from the coding sequence ATGACGCATGAAGAGTTTCAAGATGTGATCGACGCATTGGACGATGTTCTCGAATCCGAACGCACGGCTTTGTTAGAGGGAAATCTCGATGAAGTCGGGCGCCTGTTGGAGCGTAAAGAACAACTAATTGATACTTTATCTAATTTGGAGATGGCGTCCCTCGCGCCATTGGAAGACCTGAACTCAAAGGTGAAGAGAAATCAGGCACTGCTTGATCACGCACTTGAAGGTATTCGCACAGTCGCACGCAGGTTGGCGGCAATGCGTCGTGTCCGCAGTTCACTTGACACCTATGATGAGAAGGGTGCGCGCCAGACAATCGACATCACCCCTGAGGGCGTTTTGGAAAAGCGGGCGTGA